The genomic region TACGCCGTGGGTAACCTCATGATTTTTGTGGCCATTCTCGGCAACGCCTATTACAACGTCGGCTGCAAGAAAGTGGCGGCGCAGTACACCGAAATGGAGATGGTATTTTACACCTACCTCGTCATGTCGATTCTGCTCACGCCGCTGGTGCTGTATTACGAACCCGAGGCGTTCGGCCGGATACCGGACTACACGACCAACACCTGGATCGGCATGATTTCGCTGACGCTGTTCCACAATTTCCTGTCGATGCTCCTGTTTTTCAGGGCGTTGAAAAATCTGGACGCCACGCAGGTCGCCCTGTCGAATTACCTCATCACGTTTATGGGGCTGCCGATCGCGGCCCTCTGGCTGGGCGAAACCCTGAACACCCAGGCCATCATCGGCGGGCTGCTCGTGCTGGCCTCAACCCTGATTTTATCCATCGTCGATACGAAAGCGCAACAAAAGAAAGTGGTGAATATCAACCAAGAACCAGCCAAGTTATGACTACGAAAGACAACGAACTGTACGGGGTGGTGCCCATTATTCCGACGCCTTTTACGGAACAGGAGGAGATTGACGAAGAGGCCCTGCGCCACCTGGTTGAATTTGCCATCGCCGGGGGAATCGGGGCCGCCTGTCTGCCGGCCTACGCCAGTGAATTTTACAAACTGACGGACGACGAGAAGCTTCAGGTGGTCCGGGTGGCGGTCGGGCAGGCGGCCGGGCGGATGAAGATCGTCGCCCAGTCGAACCACCCGTCCCTGAAAGTCGCCATCCGGCTGGCGCAGGCCAATGTGGAGGCGGGGGCCGACGTGATTTCGCTGGCCGTTCCGCGCATTTTCAGCCTGCCCGAAGCGTCCCTGAAAGTCTACCTGTCGGAGTTTCTGAAAGCCATTCCCGACACGCCCGTGCTGATTCAGGATTTCAACCCCGGCGGGTCTTCCATCAGCGTTCCGTTTATTCAGGAACTGATGGACAACCATCCGAACTTCAAATACCTGAAACTGGAAGAGCCGCTTTGTGCCCCGAAATTTGAAAGCATCATCCAGGCGACCGAAGGCCGAATCGGGCTTTTCGAAGGCTGGGGCGGGCTGTACATGCTCGAACTGGTGCCGGTCGGCATCCGGGGTGTGATGCCGGGGCTGGCCGTGGCCGACATTCTCCAGCGGGTCTTTACGCTGCGCAAAAACGGCGAAGATGCCAAAGCGTTCGAATTGTTTGAGAAGATTATGCCGCAAATCTTCTTTTCCCTGCAAAACATGGAGCTTTTTCATTATGCCGAAAAAGAGCTGCTGATGGCCCGCGGCGTCCTCAACAACAGCATTGCCCGCCAGGCGGCCTACCTTCCGGACCCGTCGAGCGTGCGGTACATCCGGGAACTGAACCAGCGGGTGCTCGAACTGCTCAGCGACGAAACCTACGCCATCCGGCCCGCCGAAAAAGTGCTGGCGTAAAACCGGACCCGGCGGACGGCTTCGGACCTCCGTGTCCTTCGTAGTAATTCATTCTAACGACAACAAAACACATGCGCGAATTCAGCGGACAGGTGGCCGTGATCACCGGAGCGGCTTCCGGAATCGGGTTAGCCATCGCCCACAAACTGCTGGCCGAAGAAGCCCGGACGGCCCTCCTGGATTTTAACCGGGAAGGACTGGAGAAAGAATTTGGACCCGACGACGAGAGCGTGCTGCTGCTGGGCGTCGACGTGACGGACGAAAGCCGCGTGCAGGAGGCCGTGGCGCAGGTGCTGGACCGTTACGGCCGGATCGACATTCTGGTCAACTGCGTCGGCATCACCGGCCTCACCAACATCCGCAGCCACGAGGTCAGCAGCGAGAACCTGCACAAGGTGTTCGAAGTGAATTTCATGAGCAGCTTCTACACCTCCAAAGCCGTGCTGCCCGCCATGCTGGCGCAGCGGTACGGCCGGATTCTGCACATCGCCTCCATCGCCGGCAAGGAAGGCAACGCGGGGATGCTGGCGTATTCGGCTTCCAAGGCCGCCGTCATCGGCATGACCAAGGTGCAGGGCAAGGAATACGCCGAAACGGGCATTACCGTCAATGCGCTGGCCCCGGCCGTGATCCGCACCCCGCTGGTAGACGCCATGCCGGAGGCGCAGGTGACGTACATGACCGACAAGATACCGATGAAACGCTGCGGCACACTCGACGAAGCGGCCAACCTGGCGGCCTATATCGTCTCACCTAAAAACAGTTTCACTACCGGCTTCACCTTCGACCTGTCGGGCGGCCGGGCGACGTACTGAACACCATGAAAAAGGTTGTCTGCCTTTGGCTGCTTAGCTGGCTGGGAAGCGCCGCCGTTGCCGCCGAGCGGCCGGAACTGCTTCCCCAGCCGCTGTCCGCTCAGTACGGGACGGGCGGGCTGCCGCTGCGGGACGTGTCCCTCTTTATCGCTCCCAACGCGCCGAAAGACGTCGTTTTCGCCCTGCAGGAGCTGAAAGGCTGGATGCGCGAGCGGAGCGGCCAGCCCGTCAAAGCGGCTCCGTCGGCGGGCGCGGCGACGGTCCGGTGGGTCGTGAAAACAGCGGGGCAGGAATTGCCCGGCCCCGACGACGCCACCAACGGCAACCTCCGCGAACAGTACCGGCTCGCCGTCACGCCCAAAGGCATCGACATCACGGCCCAGACCTCGGCGGGGCTGTATTATGCCGTGCAGACCATCCGGCAACTGATGCAGGGCACGGGAAACGCCGCTTTTGTACCCACCGTAACGATTGAAGACCGACCCCGGCTCGCCTACCGGGGCGTCATGATGGACTTTGCCCACGGCGGCCTGCTGACCGTCGCGGAGATCAAACGACAGATTGACTTTCTGGCCCGCTGGAAAACGAACCAGTATTATTTCTATAATGAAGTCAGCATTCAGCTGGACGGCTACCCGACGCTGAACTACCGGGCGAGTTATTCCAAAGCCGAGGTGAGGAGCATCATTGCCTACGCCCGGCAGCGGCATATGGACGTGATTCCGTTTGTCAATTTCTACGGCCACCTGCACGAACTGATCCGCAACGAAAAGTACGCTTCGCTGGCCATCGGCACCTACGGGCACGAACTGGACCCGCGCCAACCCGCCGTGCGGACCCTGCTGACCGACTGGATCCGGCAGTACACAGACCTGTTCAGCAGTCCGTTCATTCACGTCGGGTTCGACGAGACCTGGGAAACCAAACGCCTCGCCGCGGACCCATCGGCCGGGCTGAACCCCGAAAACCTATACCTCGAACAGCTTTCCTTCGTCAGTCAGGAACTGAAAAAGTACGGCAAAACGCTCATGGCCTGGACGGACATGAGTTCGTTTTACCCCGACATCATCGCCCGTTTTCCGCCCGAGGTGGTGCCGGTCATCTGGGAATATACGCCCGATACGACGGCCATTTACCATTACCTCAATCCAGTCCTGAAAGAGCGGAAACCGTTTTTCATTCAGCCCGCCGTGTCGGGCTGGGGCCACCTCTATCCCTCCGCCGACTACACCTACACCAACATGGACCTCTGCCTGAAAGTAGGTCTGAAGCACCAGACGCGCGGGTACATCACGTCCGTCTGGACGGATTCCGTCGAGCCGTTTGTGCGGGCGTCGTGGCTGTTCATGGCCTACGGCTGCATCGGCGCGTGGCAGGGGACCGTGCCCGACAAAACGACCTTCACCGGGGCTTATGCGGCCCTGCTGTACCCGGCCATCGCCGACGAGATGCGCGGGGCGCTGGACCACCTCGCCGTGGCGGGGCAGCATCTGGAAAAGTGCCTCGGCGGAAAAAACACCCAGAGCCTGCCCCGCGGAACGCTGGTCGAAAGCTGGTCGAATCCGTTTTCGCCGTATTACCTCAAAAACACCGCCGACCACCTGGCCGATCTGGAGGCCGTCCGTGCGCATACCGAAGAGGCGCAGGGGCAGTTGATTACGGCGCTGGCGAAAGTCTCCGGGGCGGACAGCGGGTTTGTGCAGTCGCTGCTGGTGACGGCCCGGCTGGTCAATTATTCGGCCATGCGCTTTCTGTGGGCCAAAGCCATTGCCGACCGCTGGAACGAGGCGATGGTCGAGAAAAAAAGGGAAGATTACGTCTACTACGACCTGACCTATCCCTGTCACAGCCTGCTGGTGGACGCCATGGACGAAACGGGCGAACTGAAAGCCGCCTACGCCGAAGCCTGGCTGTCGGAATGCCTGCCGTACCGGCTCAACACCATCCTCGGGCGCTTCGACCTCGATTTCGGCCTCTGGCGGAAGCTGCATCTGAAAGTGCTGGATTACAAAATTCAGCAGAAAAAAACCGAACCGACGCCCGCGTTTGAGGTTCTGTTCAGCCCTGACTTTTAATCTGTTGCCCTGAAACCATGCATACTGAACGGTTACAATTTGTGAGTCCCATCGACGGGGACATGCTTCATATCCGGGATGGCGAACTGACCGACCGTTCCCTGCGCATCACCGTGCGGGTCGCCGCCCCGGCCGACCATGCCGTGACGATCAACGGGGTGGAGGCCCGCGGGCAGCATGGCCTTTTTACGGCCACCGTCCGGCTGACCGATTTTGAAAATGTCCTGGAGGCGGAAGATACCCAAACGGGCGAGCGGAAACAGATCACGGTCTTCTGGCTGAGGCACTTCGCGGGCCATTACCGCCTGTCGATCGACGATAACATCTGGTTTCTGCGCGACATTTTTCAGCAGCAGGACCGTTACGCTTCCCTGTTCGACAACCCGTTTCTGGGCTTTCTGAAACAGGTCCACGACCGCTACGGGACGAAGGTGCACCTCAACCTTTTTTACCAGACCGAAGGCTTCAACCTGTCGCAGTTTCCGGACAAATACCGCTCCGAATGGCGGCAGAATGCCCACTGGCTGCGGCTCAGCTTCCACGCGCTGGGCGAGTTCCCGGACATGCCGTACCGGACAGCCGGATACGCGCAGGTAAAAGGGGACTGCGACCTTGTGATGGCCGAAATCCGGCGGTTTGCGGGCGAAGAACTCATCGGTCCGATCACGACGGTGCATTGGGGCGAGGCGACCGTGGAAGGCTCGCGGGCGCTGCGGGATGCCGGTTTTATCGGACAACTGGGCTATTTCAACGTCGACGACGACCTGCCCGCCGTGTCGTACTACCTCGACGTGGAAAAGCGGCGGCATCTGAAAAAGCGGTTCGTCTGGCGCGACAATGGGGAGGGCATCGTCTTTATTCGCAGCAGCATCGTGCTGGACAAGAAAGAACTGCCCGACATCGTGCCCTTTCTGAACAGCTACGCCAGCCAGCCCTCCGGCCTGCCGCCCTACGTGGATCTGCTGGTGCACGAGCAATACTTCTACCCGTTTTACGAAGCGTACCAGTCCGACTACCGCGACCGCATTCTGAAGGCTGTGGCGTGGGCGACGGACAAAGGCTACACCCCTGCTTTTCTGGGCGATGCCCTTTTTGCGGGGCAGAACACTCTCAAATAATAGAATAGACAGCAAGAAAAAAGAGAAAAGAAACAAGAGGAAGGCCCTGATGGAAAGCGGCCTGTTCGTTTGTCAATTCGCTTTCTTCTGAAATCTGAATAGAATGATGGAAACGAGTCGTAGAAATTTTCTGAAAACAACCGGGCTGGGCATGCTGGCCGCTAGCCCGCTCGCGGTGTACGCCGGGACGCCGGAAGAGGTGGAACAAATCGCCGAACAGGCCCGCCGGACGCCTCCCCAGACCTTCAACATGAGCGGCTACGCGGCTCCCCGGCTGGAGGTCGTCCGGGTGGGCGTGATCGGCATCGGCAACCGGGGCATGGGGGCCGTTGAGCGGCTCAACAAACTGGAAGGCGTAGAGATCAAAGCCCTCTGCGACCTGCGGGCCGAGAAAGTGGAAGAGGCCAAAAAGCGGATTTCGGCTTCCGGCCACCGTCCCGAAACCTACTCGGGAAGTCCGGAGATCTGGAAAAAGCTGGCCGAGCGCTCCGACCTCGACCTGGTCTACATCCTGACGCCCTGGGCCTACCACACGCCGATGGCCGTTTTTTCGATGAACCACGGCAAACACGTCTGCGTGGAGGTGCCCGCCGCCAAAACCATCGAGGAATGCTGGCAACTGGTCGAAACCTCGGAGCGGACCCGCAAACACTGCATGATGGTCGAAAACTGCTGCTACGACTTCACCGAACTGCTGACGCTCAACATGGCGCGGCAGGGTTTTTTCGGAGAAATCGTCCACTGCGAAGGGGCCTACATCCACAATCTTCAGGAACTGGTCTTTTCCAAAAATCACTTTTACCAGATGTGGGAACTGGACGAAATGTGGAAACGGAAAGGAAACCTGTATCCGACCCACGGCCTGGGACCCATCTGCCAGGTGCTCAACATCAACCGCGGCGACCAGATGGACTACCTGACGTCCATGTCCACCAACGATTTTGTGCTGGGCAGCATGGCGAAAGACCTGGCCGCCAAAGATGACTTTTACAAGCCGTACGCAGGCAAGTCGTTCAACGGCAACATGAACAACTCGACCATCCGGACGAAAAAGGGCAAGACCATTCTGGTGCAGTACGATGTGTCGTCTCCGCGGCCGTATTCGCGCATCCAGCTCGTCAGC from Tellurirhabdus rosea harbors:
- a CDS encoding DMT family transporter; this encodes MNKSLMSWAILFFCNLIWAFHFTSIKLTQDQVGPYFTVWAPMLLATLFLGPFVIRDFRKGNKKLKDALIFVQLAALGAFPSQVLMTWGTQYSLASNAAILVLALPVITAVFAFVLLKETMNRARWISFVIAIVGVVLCSTDDIKNADLSSRYAVGNLMIFVAILGNAYYNVGCKKVAAQYTEMEMVFYTYLVMSILLTPLVLYYEPEAFGRIPDYTTNTWIGMISLTLFHNFLSMLLFFRALKNLDATQVALSNYLITFMGLPIAALWLGETLNTQAIIGGLLVLASTLILSIVDTKAQQKKVVNINQEPAKL
- a CDS encoding dihydrodipicolinate synthase family protein, which gives rise to MTTKDNELYGVVPIIPTPFTEQEEIDEEALRHLVEFAIAGGIGAACLPAYASEFYKLTDDEKLQVVRVAVGQAAGRMKIVAQSNHPSLKVAIRLAQANVEAGADVISLAVPRIFSLPEASLKVYLSEFLKAIPDTPVLIQDFNPGGSSISVPFIQELMDNHPNFKYLKLEEPLCAPKFESIIQATEGRIGLFEGWGGLYMLELVPVGIRGVMPGLAVADILQRVFTLRKNGEDAKAFELFEKIMPQIFFSLQNMELFHYAEKELLMARGVLNNSIARQAAYLPDPSSVRYIRELNQRVLELLSDETYAIRPAEKVLA
- a CDS encoding SDR family NAD(P)-dependent oxidoreductase, translating into MREFSGQVAVITGAASGIGLAIAHKLLAEEARTALLDFNREGLEKEFGPDDESVLLLGVDVTDESRVQEAVAQVLDRYGRIDILVNCVGITGLTNIRSHEVSSENLHKVFEVNFMSSFYTSKAVLPAMLAQRYGRILHIASIAGKEGNAGMLAYSASKAAVIGMTKVQGKEYAETGITVNALAPAVIRTPLVDAMPEAQVTYMTDKIPMKRCGTLDEAANLAAYIVSPKNSFTTGFTFDLSGGRATY
- a CDS encoding glycoside hydrolase family 20 zincin-like fold domain-containing protein produces the protein MKKVVCLWLLSWLGSAAVAAERPELLPQPLSAQYGTGGLPLRDVSLFIAPNAPKDVVFALQELKGWMRERSGQPVKAAPSAGAATVRWVVKTAGQELPGPDDATNGNLREQYRLAVTPKGIDITAQTSAGLYYAVQTIRQLMQGTGNAAFVPTVTIEDRPRLAYRGVMMDFAHGGLLTVAEIKRQIDFLARWKTNQYYFYNEVSIQLDGYPTLNYRASYSKAEVRSIIAYARQRHMDVIPFVNFYGHLHELIRNEKYASLAIGTYGHELDPRQPAVRTLLTDWIRQYTDLFSSPFIHVGFDETWETKRLAADPSAGLNPENLYLEQLSFVSQELKKYGKTLMAWTDMSSFYPDIIARFPPEVVPVIWEYTPDTTAIYHYLNPVLKERKPFFIQPAVSGWGHLYPSADYTYTNMDLCLKVGLKHQTRGYITSVWTDSVEPFVRASWLFMAYGCIGAWQGTVPDKTTFTGAYAALLYPAIADEMRGALDHLAVAGQHLEKCLGGKNTQSLPRGTLVESWSNPFSPYYLKNTADHLADLEAVRAHTEEAQGQLITALAKVSGADSGFVQSLLVTARLVNYSAMRFLWAKAIADRWNEAMVEKKREDYVYYDLTYPCHSLLVDAMDETGELKAAYAEAWLSECLPYRLNTILGRFDLDFGLWRKLHLKVLDYKIQQKKTEPTPAFEVLFSPDF
- a CDS encoding Gfo/Idh/MocA family protein translates to METSRRNFLKTTGLGMLAASPLAVYAGTPEEVEQIAEQARRTPPQTFNMSGYAAPRLEVVRVGVIGIGNRGMGAVERLNKLEGVEIKALCDLRAEKVEEAKKRISASGHRPETYSGSPEIWKKLAERSDLDLVYILTPWAYHTPMAVFSMNHGKHVCVEVPAAKTIEECWQLVETSERTRKHCMMVENCCYDFTELLTLNMARQGFFGEIVHCEGAYIHNLQELVFSKNHFYQMWELDEMWKRKGNLYPTHGLGPICQVLNINRGDQMDYLTSMSTNDFVLGSMAKDLAAKDDFYKPYAGKSFNGNMNNSTIRTKKGKTILVQYDVSSPRPYSRIQLVSGTKGIALKYPEPARYSTGHEWMSEKEYQALEEKYMPPIVKKMGEVAKKVGGHGGMDFLMDWRTIDCLRNGLPLDQDVYDAALWSSVGPLSAWSIANRSNSIDVPDFTRGSWQKNRPVDISMDKGGTTRARI